The following coding sequences lie in one Alphaproteobacteria bacterium genomic window:
- a CDS encoding N-6 DNA methylase, giving the protein MRESHSSFVTRQFLRSVWALDYEAYKDSDEERALCDRLNRWSARTDLKESSAEAALLEEFFRQTWGYVQSGQEGAGDAFTLYPQFPVPGGGARGRQGSADAALGNFTSAAENLTPQVLCEFKDIKSALDAPQKRKGDNRSPVKQGLDYLSASRRGLFGNEPILPTWAIITDMNEFRLYWADRGPRQFVRFTIRPVDLFQGPSLIEDDEEARFDRFLFYRLFHRDTLLVHGASGRSLLTQLVAQQWVIERQLENTFYQEYRAYREHLYLALIENNGVGSDRFPGTRGRLVRLAQKILDRFIFIFFCEDMGRALGFPPQLLRDFLIYESNDAYFDPEANTIWPRLLGLFRAMNDGSAFGGNQLNQFNGGLFASDRALEQLVIPNRVFCQQGQGQNEASLYTYQLTLLYLSASYNFASDWAQGLSNPPVVETTRLGDAAKRDPGKSLGLYILGRIFEQSITELEILEAEAEDRPSINKESKRKRDGVYYTPEWVVEHIVTETIGSRLADLKAQAGWPDAGGNDLPTEASILSYEQALKSIQIVDPACGSGAFLITALRYLVDEWHALQELRKQVSRTYTTRDGEDDRIIRNILRNNLYGVDINSASVEITKLALWLHTARGDQPLSSLDDHIREGNSLIGSNFYDGLAPYSEDEQERINAFDWRDAFPQVFENGGFDAVIGNPPYVKLQNFRKVHADMAAFLKTDAAGSETYASTQTGNFDLFLPFIEKGIDLLNEDGRLGYIAPSLWTMNEYGEGLRDHILEGRHLYGWIDFQSFQVFDEATTYTALQFFSRTPNDFVRVALVPDGVIPEEPWAGNDSRLSYDQLPFGNRWLLTTGADRDLIDGLYQRCVRLDHPEITRNIYQGLITSADAVYHLTKLAPGRYLCKPNRDDGPPYEVAIEDEIMKPLVSGTEAKRYIEPKTDTYLLFPYLVDDQGAHLIPVSRMVAAYPQAWVYLRSWEEKLRARENRALDDDQWYRFGRHQNLDRQEIEKLIVAQTVPSLRVCADPTEQLYLNNVRVNGIIPASDVGAWYVLGLLNAPVCDHVFRRIAKPKDGGWFEANKQFIAPLPIARASDKDQLSVTAHAQKLQALHTERRDLLADDQRRLQVVRYRNRPEIWLFPDLTPKRDLQQEAPARLEAAEKREWAKKRYEQDRDAHIEALGARLRPGVSMDASFKGGELKFFVDGAPVVERIFLSDVEGRFILAQWKLLATTYSVTEKTDGKRLANALRKIGETDSAAVVDQVVRLQQHVSSVEEEIDRIETELNALTYRLYDLTPDEIRLIEGG; this is encoded by the coding sequence ATGCGTGAGTCGCACAGCAGCTTTGTTACCCGTCAGTTCCTTAGATCCGTCTGGGCGCTCGACTATGAGGCATACAAGGACAGTGACGAAGAACGGGCGCTTTGTGATAGGCTCAATCGTTGGTCGGCTCGTACCGACCTCAAAGAAAGCTCTGCCGAGGCGGCACTACTAGAAGAGTTTTTTCGGCAAACCTGGGGCTATGTTCAATCCGGACAGGAGGGCGCGGGAGACGCATTCACGCTCTATCCGCAGTTCCCCGTTCCTGGCGGTGGAGCGCGCGGGCGGCAGGGTAGTGCCGATGCAGCGTTGGGAAACTTCACGAGTGCAGCGGAGAACCTGACCCCTCAAGTTCTCTGCGAGTTTAAGGACATCAAGAGTGCACTCGACGCACCGCAGAAGCGAAAAGGCGACAACCGATCTCCGGTCAAACAAGGGCTCGACTACTTAAGCGCGTCACGCCGAGGCCTGTTTGGCAACGAGCCCATTTTGCCGACATGGGCCATCATCACAGATATGAACGAGTTTCGGCTCTATTGGGCCGATCGTGGGCCACGTCAATTCGTTCGCTTTACGATTCGACCGGTTGACCTGTTCCAGGGACCATCCCTGATTGAGGACGATGAAGAAGCGCGATTTGATCGCTTCCTATTTTACCGACTGTTTCACAGAGATACGCTGCTGGTCCATGGCGCCAGCGGCCGTAGCCTACTTACACAGTTGGTTGCCCAGCAATGGGTCATAGAACGTCAACTCGAAAACACATTTTATCAAGAATACAGGGCGTACAGGGAACATCTATATCTCGCCCTTATTGAAAATAATGGCGTTGGCTCGGATCGTTTTCCCGGCACGCGAGGTCGCCTTGTTCGGCTTGCCCAGAAGATTTTGGATCGCTTTATTTTTATTTTCTTTTGCGAAGATATGGGCCGCGCACTGGGCTTTCCACCGCAACTTCTTCGTGACTTTCTAATCTACGAAAGTAACGATGCTTATTTTGATCCTGAGGCAAATACGATTTGGCCGCGCCTCTTAGGCCTTTTCAGGGCCATGAATGACGGCTCGGCTTTTGGCGGAAATCAACTCAACCAATTCAATGGTGGTCTCTTCGCATCCGATCGGGCCCTTGAGCAACTAGTCATTCCGAACAGGGTTTTCTGTCAGCAGGGGCAAGGGCAAAACGAAGCGAGCCTGTATACCTACCAATTAACGCTGCTCTATCTCTCGGCATCGTACAATTTCGCTTCCGATTGGGCCCAAGGACTGAGCAATCCACCTGTCGTGGAAACGACAAGGCTCGGCGACGCGGCCAAACGTGACCCTGGCAAGAGCCTCGGGCTCTACATCCTTGGCCGTATCTTCGAACAATCGATTACAGAGCTCGAAATTCTTGAAGCTGAGGCGGAGGACCGACCATCGATAAACAAAGAAAGTAAGCGCAAGCGGGACGGCGTGTACTACACGCCCGAATGGGTTGTAGAGCACATCGTGACCGAGACCATTGGCAGTCGGCTTGCTGACCTAAAGGCCCAGGCCGGGTGGCCTGATGCCGGCGGTAATGATCTGCCGACTGAAGCCTCGATCCTCTCTTATGAACAGGCCCTAAAATCCATCCAGATTGTTGATCCGGCATGTGGGTCGGGCGCGTTTCTCATCACGGCACTCCGTTACCTCGTGGACGAATGGCACGCCTTACAGGAATTACGCAAACAAGTGAGCCGAACTTACACCACACGCGATGGAGAAGATGACCGAATCATCCGGAATATCCTCCGGAACAATCTCTACGGCGTCGATATCAACTCGGCATCCGTGGAAATTACGAAACTGGCTCTGTGGCTCCACACCGCGCGCGGCGACCAGCCGCTATCGTCGCTCGACGACCACATCCGAGAAGGAAACAGCCTGATTGGAAGCAATTTCTATGACGGCCTTGCTCCCTACTCCGAAGACGAGCAGGAACGAATCAACGCCTTCGATTGGAGAGACGCATTTCCACAAGTGTTCGAAAACGGGGGATTTGATGCCGTAATTGGCAATCCACCCTACGTGAAGCTTCAGAATTTCCGCAAGGTACATGCGGATATGGCGGCCTTTCTCAAGACCGACGCGGCGGGTAGTGAGACGTATGCAAGCACTCAGACGGGCAATTTCGACCTTTTTCTGCCCTTCATTGAGAAAGGAATCGACCTTCTGAATGAGGACGGACGGCTCGGATATATCGCACCCAGCCTTTGGACCATGAACGAATATGGAGAAGGTCTCCGCGATCATATTCTTGAAGGGCGGCATCTGTACGGCTGGATCGATTTCCAATCGTTCCAAGTGTTCGACGAAGCGACGACCTACACTGCTTTACAATTCTTCTCCAGGACGCCGAATGACTTCGTACGGGTGGCTCTTGTGCCTGACGGCGTCATTCCCGAGGAGCCGTGGGCCGGCAACGATTCGAGATTGTCCTATGACCAGTTGCCGTTCGGTAACCGATGGTTGCTGACGACGGGGGCGGATCGGGACCTGATTGACGGGCTGTACCAACGCTGTGTCCGGCTCGATCACCCAGAGATAACCCGCAACATCTATCAAGGCCTGATAACAAGCGCAGATGCCGTATATCACCTGACCAAGCTGGCGCCAGGTCGGTACCTCTGCAAGCCCAATCGCGACGACGGGCCGCCATACGAAGTAGCGATCGAGGACGAAATTATGAAACCCCTGGTCTCGGGCACCGAGGCGAAGCGTTACATCGAACCCAAGACTGACACTTACCTCCTGTTCCCCTATTTAGTCGATGATCAGGGGGCACATCTGATTCCCGTCTCCCGAATGGTCGCCGCCTATCCGCAGGCGTGGGTTTATCTCCGATCATGGGAGGAGAAATTGCGTGCGCGGGAAAACAGGGCACTCGACGATGATCAATGGTACCGCTTCGGGCGACATCAAAATCTCGATAGACAGGAAATAGAAAAGCTGATCGTCGCGCAAACTGTGCCCTCGCTGCGGGTTTGCGCCGATCCGACCGAACAGCTGTATCTGAACAACGTTCGCGTGAATGGGATCATTCCAGCCAGTGATGTTGGCGCCTGGTATGTGCTCGGACTGCTAAATGCGCCGGTGTGCGACCATGTTTTTCGCCGAATAGCCAAACCCAAAGATGGCGGATGGTTCGAGGCGAACAAGCAATTCATAGCGCCTCTCCCAATCGCGAGAGCATCAGATAAGGATCAGCTATCGGTTACGGCGCATGCCCAAAAACTCCAAGCCCTGCACACGGAGCGACGCGATTTACTGGCGGACGACCAGCGCCGTCTTCAGGTCGTGCGATATCGGAATAGGCCGGAAATTTGGCTTTTCCCCGATCTCACGCCCAAACGAGATCTCCAGCAAGAAGCGCCCGCTCGGCTGGAAGCGGCGGAAAAACGAGAATGGGCAAAGAAGCGCTATGAGCAGGATCGTGACGCCCATATCGAAGCTTTGGGGGCGCGGCTGAGGCCGGGCGTTTCAATGGATGCGAGCTTTAAAGGTGGCGAACTCAAATTCTTCGTGGACGGCGCACCAGTCGTCGAACGGATTTTTCTGTCCGATGTCGAAGGGCGGTTCATC